From a region of the Pseudanabaena sp. ABRG5-3 genome:
- a CDS encoding Uma2 family endonuclease, with product MVIANSSSPLTILENGDRLNRDEFERRYTASNIKKAELIEGIVHVASPLRFIPHGKPHSNIITWLGTYQSMVAGLEVGIEPTVRLDDDNEPQPDAVLFRVDGNAKIDADGYISGAPELIAEIAASTVSYDLHSKKRIYERNGVKEYIVWRTLDRQIDWFILENGKYEKLEPDESGIIRSQEFVGLWLDVNAILSNDMAAVLKTFTK from the coding sequence ATGGTTATTGCCAACTCTTCATCACCACTAACCATCCTCGAAAATGGCGATCGCCTCAATCGAGACGAATTTGAGCGCCGTTATACAGCATCTAACATCAAAAAAGCAGAACTCATCGAAGGCATCGTACACGTGGCATCTCCCCTCCGCTTTATTCCCCATGGTAAACCCCACAGCAATATCATCACTTGGCTTGGTACATATCAATCGATGGTCGCTGGTTTAGAAGTTGGTATTGAGCCAACCGTTCGCCTTGATGATGATAACGAACCTCAACCTGATGCTGTACTATTCCGTGTCGATGGCAATGCAAAAATTGATGCCGATGGCTATATCTCAGGCGCACCCGAACTCATCGCCGAAATTGCCGCCAGCACCGTCTCCTACGATCTGCATAGCAAAAAACGTATCTATGAACGTAATGGCGTAAAGGAATACATTGTATGGCGCACCTTAGACCGTCAAATCGATTGGTTTATTCTCGAAAATGGCAAATATGAGAAATTAGAGCCTGATGAATCAGGAATTATCCGTAGCCAAGAGTTTGTAGGTTTGTGGCTAGATGTCAACGCAATTTTAAGCAATGATATGGCAGCAGTTC
- a CDS encoding ATP phosphoribosyltransferase regulatory subunit, whose translation MVHQLPTGAKDLLPLDVAQKRWIESRIQQVFQSWGYQRIITPTVEHLRSLTAGGAVDPEAVIQLHSNSIDILGLRPEFTASIARAYAARLGSHVATCPQRLYYNANVFRRRANNTSEESFQAGVELLGASGLLADGEILLLLAESLDRVELPDWQIILGDARLTGALLDLLPEQYRAKVRQSLAKLDRIAITEMDLPEDVKGYALELVDLRGKPKDVLSRLSTSKWTSGLTGEISYLKSLIDLWESTNQNASDRLILDLSFMQTFDYYTGIVFDVACNNYVVAQGGRYDRLLGVYHPQNVSYPSIGFCINLEDLQQALQKQLPQTLTTSSWLVVAKTSDAMQAAFAHAAKLRQEPQIEAIELELEFRDADVVRDHARSRGIPQIAWVSSDGAIDSETIAI comes from the coding sequence ATGGTGCATCAACTGCCGACTGGCGCAAAAGACTTACTTCCCCTAGACGTTGCTCAAAAGCGTTGGATCGAGAGCCGCATTCAACAAGTTTTTCAGTCATGGGGCTATCAACGCATCATTACCCCAACTGTAGAACATTTGCGATCGCTCACCGCAGGCGGAGCCGTCGATCCTGAAGCAGTGATCCAACTGCATAGCAACAGCATCGATATTTTAGGATTACGTCCCGAATTTACCGCCTCGATCGCCCGTGCCTATGCTGCGCGTTTGGGTAGTCATGTGGCAACCTGTCCGCAGCGACTTTATTACAACGCCAATGTATTTCGGCGGAGAGCCAATAACACCTCGGAGGAATCCTTTCAGGCTGGCGTAGAATTACTGGGAGCATCAGGACTGCTAGCCGACGGCGAAATTTTATTGCTTTTAGCCGAAAGCCTCGATCGCGTAGAACTACCAGATTGGCAAATCATCCTCGGCGATGCCAGACTCACAGGCGCATTGCTCGATCTATTACCAGAACAATATCGCGCTAAAGTCCGCCAAAGCCTTGCTAAGCTCGATCGTATTGCCATTACCGAAATGGACTTACCCGAAGATGTTAAAGGCTATGCCCTCGAATTAGTTGACCTGCGTGGCAAGCCCAAGGATGTCTTAAGTCGTCTCTCCACGAGCAAATGGACATCGGGACTGACAGGCGAAATTAGTTACCTCAAATCTTTGATCGATCTCTGGGAAAGTACCAATCAAAATGCTAGCGATCGCCTAATTCTCGATCTTAGCTTCATGCAAACCTTCGACTATTACACAGGGATTGTGTTTGATGTTGCCTGTAATAACTATGTCGTAGCTCAAGGCGGACGCTACGATCGCTTGCTCGGTGTGTATCATCCTCAAAATGTCAGCTATCCCAGTATCGGCTTTTGCATTAATCTCGAAGATCTGCAACAAGCACTGCAAAAGCAATTACCACAAACTCTCACTACTTCAAGCTGGCTAGTTGTCGCCAAGACCTCAGACGCAATGCAAGCCGCCTTTGCCCATGCTGCAAAATTGCGTCAAGAACCTCAAATAGAGGCGATCGAGTTAGAGCTAGAGTTTCGTGATGCTGATGTAGTGCGCGACCATGCGCGATCGCGAGGTATTCCCCAGATTGCATGGGTCAGTAGCGATGGGGCGATCGATTCAGAAACAATAGCTATTTAA
- a CDS encoding VOC family protein: MPSTQPAIANGALRRVHHIALNVRDMQASCDFYGNILGLHQLVGDDVPSTLIDLVAAGKVANFRTPDGTILDLFWEPELTPPDPNPQRQFTRANHLAFDIAPELFDQAVAVLRSHQVQIEGEPVTRPTGRGIYFYDPDGFLIEIRCDPS, translated from the coding sequence ATGCCATCTACGCAACCTGCGATCGCAAATGGAGCTTTACGCCGAGTGCATCACATTGCTTTGAATGTGCGGGATATGCAGGCTTCCTGTGATTTTTATGGCAATATTTTGGGACTGCATCAACTTGTTGGGGATGATGTTCCCAGTACGCTGATTGATCTAGTCGCAGCAGGCAAAGTGGCGAATTTTAGAACTCCTGATGGCACGATTCTCGATTTGTTTTGGGAACCAGAACTTACACCGCCCGATCCCAATCCACAGCGACAATTTACTCGCGCTAATCATCTCGCCTTTGATATTGCGCCTGAACTGTTTGATCAAGCTGTAGCAGTATTGCGATCGCATCAAGTCCAAATTGAGGGTGAGCCTGTTACTCGTCCCACTGGCAGAGGCATTTATTTCTATGACCCCGATGGATTTCTGATTGAAATACGCTGCGATCCTTCTTGA
- a CDS encoding SH3 domain-containing protein codes for MRFPETAKSSTSLAFSLGIIVAIVATGWYYVILPFQKHPQKPVFSNDLKSVPAPAPPIAAIKVAPMPQPTVKAKPKTNDAKYQGKVNASIGLVFRADPSQASKSVGGADFNTKVSVIREAPDREWVYVRNENTKEEGWVRSGNITKE; via the coding sequence ATGAGATTTCCCGAAACTGCAAAATCGAGTACAAGTTTAGCTTTTAGCCTAGGGATAATTGTGGCGATCGTGGCGACAGGCTGGTATTACGTCATTTTGCCATTTCAGAAACATCCCCAAAAACCTGTATTTTCTAATGATCTAAAGTCGGTTCCAGCCCCAGCCCCACCGATCGCGGCAATTAAAGTTGCACCAATGCCCCAACCTACGGTCAAGGCAAAGCCTAAAACTAATGATGCTAAGTATCAAGGCAAGGTTAACGCTAGCATTGGACTAGTATTTCGTGCTGATCCAAGCCAAGCCTCTAAGAGCGTTGGTGGTGCGGACTTTAATACCAAAGTTTCTGTAATTCGAGAAGCCCCCGATCGCGAATGGGTATATGTTCGCAATGAAAACACCAAAGAAGAAGGTTGGGTTAGATCTGGCAATATCACCAAAGAATAA
- a CDS encoding alpha/beta fold hydrolase gives MSNLPPEVIQLRSQLTESTSIALADQIQFCLVSTSFTSEVILTSYVCDGQPRDEQAPILLLHGFDSSLFEFRRLIPRLAPTHQTFAMDLFGFGLTERLVDGQVSPETIKDHLYYFWKTAIAKPIILVGASMGGAAAIDFALTYPEVVKKLVLIGSAGMRKGTAAGKFLVPPLDRMATDFLRSPKVRREVSLKAYADPSFVTSDAEVCAALHLAMPRWNEALISFTKSGGYGSFADQLVYLQQETLILWGDRDRILGTKDAAKFQSIIPNNKLVWVDNSGHVPHLERPAITAQEILNFLEQGA, from the coding sequence ATGTCCAATTTACCGCCTGAAGTGATCCAACTGCGATCGCAACTTACCGAATCGACTTCGATCGCCCTTGCGGACCAAATCCAATTTTGCTTAGTCTCAACCTCCTTTACAAGTGAAGTGATTTTGACGAGCTATGTTTGTGATGGTCAGCCAAGAGATGAGCAAGCGCCAATTTTGCTATTACATGGTTTTGATAGCTCTCTATTTGAGTTTCGTCGTCTCATTCCAAGGCTTGCGCCAACTCATCAAACCTTTGCGATGGATTTATTTGGCTTCGGCTTAACCGAGCGCCTTGTCGATGGTCAAGTCAGCCCTGAAACGATCAAAGATCATCTCTATTATTTCTGGAAAACTGCGATCGCTAAGCCGATCATTCTTGTGGGGGCATCGATGGGTGGAGCCGCCGCCATTGACTTTGCGCTCACCTATCCCGAAGTCGTCAAGAAGCTAGTTCTCATCGGTAGTGCAGGAATGCGAAAGGGAACGGCGGCGGGTAAATTTCTTGTGCCCCCCTTAGATCGCATGGCAACCGACTTTCTCCGTAGTCCTAAAGTTCGGCGAGAAGTCAGCCTCAAAGCCTATGCTGATCCTAGCTTTGTCACTAGTGATGCCGAGGTATGCGCCGCACTCCATTTAGCGATGCCACGCTGGAATGAAGCGCTCATCTCTTTTACCAAGAGTGGCGGCTATGGTTCCTTTGCCGATCAATTAGTCTACTTACAGCAAGAAACACTAATTCTCTGGGGCGATCGCGATCGCATTCTCGGCACAAAAGATGCCGCCAAGTTCCAATCCATCATTCCCAATAACAAACTAGTTTGGGTTGATAACAGTGGTCACGTTCCCCATCTAGAACGTCCTGCAATTACAGCGCAAGAAATCCTCAACTTTTTAGAACAAGGGGCTTAA
- a CDS encoding iron uptake porin: protein MGINSFPNRLSIHKICGVRNIMLNRITRLSLTSTFLAANVALLSATWVRDSAQAETSKKANESNASSLVKAIANDPILSRSQTQVLPTTTSEESALVQRLNQDLNETLSSDKSAQNNVTSVSQLRDVRPTDWAFTALQSLVERYGCIAGYPDRTFRGNQATSRYEFAAGLNACLDKINEIISTGLADKVSKDDLATLQKLQEEFAAELATLRGRVDALEAKTAKLESQQFSTTTKLFGQAIFGLQGRFNNSPSVFGVKTPDTGTNLTFGGNVQLSLLTEFTPRSVLLTGISIGNISTAATGNSGFNNTFTRLGYESLTGETGNTVVISDLTYRALVADNFAVIAGPVGVSPVSVFRGPDRYQSAGQGAISLFAQRNPILNLGSTTGGVGFDWQIAKRTSLQGVYSAGTPQTATGNGGLFGGNYTLGAQFLFAPVEPVDVALYYLRSYTNNSTVPQYGRLLTGVGDDIVAINALGGPLPVNTDAFGSTVNWRITPKLNLGGWVGFTTSTVSGLTGSVQTFNWMSYLTFPDLFKDGNLGGIYVGQLPRITGSDLSNNSNVPDYLNNPVALTSGSASGSQTAATTHVELFYRHRLSNNISITPGLIFLFNTGNRVGSDTVTIGVLRTTFTF from the coding sequence GTGGGTATAAACTCTTTTCCTAATCGCCTGAGTATTCATAAAATTTGTGGTGTAAGGAATATCATGCTCAATCGAATCACAAGGCTATCATTAACATCTACATTTTTAGCTGCTAATGTTGCTCTATTATCCGCTACATGGGTTAGAGACTCTGCTCAGGCAGAAACATCTAAAAAAGCTAATGAATCTAACGCATCATCTTTAGTAAAAGCGATCGCTAACGATCCAATATTATCGCGATCGCAAACACAAGTTCTCCCTACCACTACATCCGAGGAATCCGCGCTGGTTCAGAGACTCAACCAAGATCTAAATGAAACTCTATCCTCGGACAAATCCGCTCAAAATAATGTTACCTCTGTCTCGCAACTGCGAGATGTACGCCCTACTGATTGGGCCTTTACCGCATTGCAGTCTTTAGTTGAGCGTTATGGTTGTATCGCAGGTTATCCTGATCGCACTTTTCGAGGCAATCAAGCAACTAGTCGCTATGAGTTTGCGGCGGGCTTAAATGCTTGTCTTGATAAGATTAACGAAATTATTTCTACGGGCTTAGCTGATAAAGTCAGCAAGGATGACCTCGCTACTTTACAAAAATTGCAAGAAGAGTTTGCCGCAGAGTTAGCGACTTTGCGAGGTCGTGTTGATGCTCTAGAGGCAAAAACTGCCAAGCTTGAATCGCAACAGTTTTCGACTACAACGAAGTTGTTTGGACAAGCGATCTTTGGATTGCAAGGGCGTTTCAATAACTCTCCAAGCGTCTTTGGGGTAAAAACTCCTGACACAGGTACAAATCTTACCTTTGGAGGAAATGTTCAACTCAGTTTACTGACTGAATTTACCCCTCGCAGTGTATTGCTTACAGGTATTAGTATTGGCAATATCTCTACAGCCGCAACTGGCAACAGTGGTTTTAACAACACTTTCACCCGCTTAGGCTATGAGTCCTTAACAGGAGAAACGGGCAATACCGTTGTGATTAGTGATCTCACCTATCGCGCTCTTGTAGCTGATAATTTTGCAGTTATTGCGGGGCCTGTAGGTGTTAGTCCAGTTTCCGTTTTTCGTGGTCCTGATCGCTATCAGAGTGCAGGGCAAGGCGCAATTTCCCTATTTGCTCAGCGCAATCCGATTTTAAATCTTGGCAGCACCACAGGTGGCGTGGGATTTGACTGGCAAATTGCCAAAAGAACCAGTTTACAAGGTGTCTATTCCGCAGGGACACCACAGACGGCTACTGGTAATGGCGGTTTGTTTGGTGGCAACTATACCCTAGGCGCACAATTTCTCTTTGCACCCGTCGAGCCTGTAGATGTTGCTTTGTATTATCTACGCTCCTATACAAACAACTCAACTGTCCCACAATATGGTAGATTACTGACGGGGGTTGGGGATGATATTGTGGCAATTAACGCATTGGGAGGTCCTCTACCTGTTAACACCGATGCTTTTGGCAGCACAGTTAACTGGCGGATTACACCTAAGCTAAATTTGGGTGGATGGGTTGGTTTTACAACTTCGACAGTGAGTGGATTGACAGGTAGTGTTCAGACTTTTAACTGGATGTCCTATCTCACTTTCCCAGATTTATTTAAGGATGGTAATTTGGGCGGTATCTATGTTGGACAACTTCCTCGGATTACAGGTAGTGACTTGAGTAATAATAGTAATGTCCCTGATTATCTCAACAACCCAGTAGCGTTAACATCTGGCTCTGCTTCAGGTAGTCAGACTGCTGCTACAACCCATGTGGAACTATTCTATCGCCATCGTCTTTCTAACAATATTAGTATCACCCCTGGCTTAATTTTCTTATTTAATACAGGGAATCGAGTTGGTAGTGATACAGTTACGATTGGTGTGCTGAGAACGACTTTTACTTTCTAA
- a CDS encoding protein tyrosine phosphatase family protein, with translation MLILYLIFSAKTEMGTKLFMNRFMNQNGDRLAEIINFLQISDKLATAGQPTVEQLRAIADAGYETVINLALPTSEGAIANEAQLVQSLGMEYIAIPVNWESPTMADLDSFLQAMEQRQNQKIFVHCAKNMRVSAFIYLYRRLHLNCDHEQAIADLHKIWKPNETWQNFIDTKLTK, from the coding sequence TTGTTGATTCTATACCTGATCTTCTCAGCTAAGACCGAAATGGGAACTAAGTTGTTTATGAACCGATTTATGAATCAAAATGGCGATCGCCTAGCAGAAATTATTAACTTCCTGCAAATTTCAGACAAACTCGCTACAGCAGGACAGCCCACTGTCGAGCAGTTACGTGCAATTGCTGATGCTGGTTATGAAACTGTGATTAATCTGGCACTACCAACTTCTGAAGGTGCGATCGCTAATGAAGCACAACTAGTGCAATCCTTGGGGATGGAATATATTGCTATTCCTGTGAATTGGGAAAGTCCCACGATGGCGGATTTGGACTCATTCCTGCAAGCAATGGAGCAACGCCAAAATCAAAAAATCTTTGTCCATTGTGCTAAGAATATGCGCGTTTCTGCTTTTATCTATCTCTATCGCCGCCTGCACTTAAATTGTGACCATGAACAGGCGATCGCTGATTTACATAAAATTTGGAAGCCTAACGAGACTTGGCAAAATTTCATTGATACAAAACTCACGAAGTGA
- a CDS encoding YnfA family protein — translation MIRSLLLFFLAGLCEIGGGYLFWLWLREGKSFWLAIIGMVILGLYGVLPTLQTVNFGRAYAAYGGIFIVLSIAWGWLVDRVVPDKFDLLGAAIAFLGVLVMMYAPRS, via the coding sequence ATGATTCGGTCACTATTGTTATTCTTCTTAGCAGGACTCTGTGAAATTGGTGGTGGCTATTTGTTTTGGCTATGGTTGCGAGAAGGCAAAAGCTTTTGGTTAGCAATTATTGGGATGGTGATCTTGGGGCTATATGGTGTGCTACCGACCCTGCAAACAGTTAACTTTGGCAGAGCTTATGCCGCTTACGGAGGCATTTTCATTGTGTTATCGATCGCTTGGGGATGGTTAGTTGATCGAGTTGTCCCTGATAAGTTTGATTTACTTGGGGCTGCGATCGCCTTCTTGGGGGTATTAGTAATGATGTATGCACCAAGATCATAG
- a CDS encoding ABC transporter ATP-binding protein, with the protein MAKKKKSELKGWKSIGKTMRKSLSIFRYGIKALGLVWQTSAVLTVAIAIFTLMSGLLPAAIAYVGKLIVDGVVLASRSGVISDRNLALSYVGFEALLIVILAAAQKGLNVSQSLLRVLLGQQVNVLILEKALTLELAHFEDSEFYDKMTQARSQASSRPLSLISRIFGLGQSALTLLTFSGLLLQFSVWAVIVLVLAAIPSFIAETKFSEHSFRLFKWRSPETRQQHYLETLLAREDYAKEVQLYQLGGMLLRRYRDIFDRLYDEDRNLTIQKGIWGYLLGLLSTGAFYGAYAWIVIEAIAGTISLGEMTMYLVVFRQGQATFAAALTSIGGMYEDNLYLANLYEFLEQPIPKSEGYITRGIEPDGIRFENVSFCYPESTEPVLKDISLHLKHGEKLAIVGENGSGKTTLIKLLTRLYVPTSGKILLDGVDLNDWDIDVLRKRIGVIFQNFVQYQFTVGENVGVGDVERLNEYQEWEVATEKGMAKPFINNMPKGFSTQLGKWFKGGQELSGGQWQKIALSRAFMRSQADILVLDEPTAAMDAEAEMNIFNHFRSLTKDQMVVLISHRFSTVRMADQIIVMADGRIIEQGSHEQLLSNDGRYAHLFSLQAAGYK; encoded by the coding sequence ATGGCAAAAAAGAAAAAAAGTGAATTGAAGGGATGGAAATCGATTGGCAAGACGATGCGAAAGTCTTTGTCGATCTTCCGCTATGGCATTAAAGCTTTAGGACTAGTGTGGCAAACCAGCGCCGTATTAACTGTGGCGATCGCCATTTTCACACTCATGAGTGGACTGCTCCCTGCGGCGATCGCCTATGTGGGTAAGCTGATCGTGGATGGCGTGGTGCTAGCTTCGCGGAGTGGGGTAATTAGCGATCGTAATTTGGCACTTAGTTATGTAGGATTTGAGGCGCTATTAATTGTGATTTTGGCGGCGGCACAAAAGGGATTGAATGTATCGCAATCTTTACTCAGAGTGCTATTAGGGCAGCAGGTGAATGTCTTGATTTTGGAGAAGGCGCTCACTTTAGAACTAGCCCATTTCGAGGATTCAGAATTTTATGACAAGATGACGCAGGCGCGATCGCAAGCTTCTAGCCGTCCATTATCCTTAATCAGTCGCATTTTTGGTTTAGGTCAGTCGGCGCTAACGCTCTTAACCTTTAGCGGATTGCTATTACAATTTTCGGTTTGGGCAGTAATTGTCTTGGTATTAGCTGCTATTCCTTCTTTTATTGCCGAAACTAAGTTCTCCGAGCATTCATTCCGTCTCTTCAAATGGCGATCGCCTGAAACTCGACAGCAGCATTATCTGGAAACCTTACTGGCGCGAGAAGACTACGCGAAGGAAGTGCAGCTTTATCAATTGGGTGGAATGCTATTGCGGCGCTATCGCGATATTTTTGATCGCTTGTATGACGAAGATCGCAATCTCACGATTCAAAAAGGGATTTGGGGCTATCTGCTAGGATTGCTGAGTACGGGCGCATTTTATGGGGCATATGCATGGATTGTAATCGAGGCGATCGCAGGCACAATCAGCTTAGGGGAAATGACGATGTATCTAGTTGTCTTCCGCCAAGGTCAAGCTACTTTTGCGGCGGCGCTAACTTCCATCGGTGGTATGTATGAAGATAATCTCTATTTAGCGAATCTTTACGAATTTCTCGAACAACCAATTCCTAAATCAGAAGGTTATATCACTAGAGGTATTGAGCCTGATGGGATTAGGTTTGAAAATGTTTCTTTTTGCTATCCCGAAAGTACAGAGCCAGTTTTAAAGGATATTTCCCTACATCTCAAGCATGGCGAGAAACTAGCGATCGTTGGTGAAAATGGCTCTGGCAAAACCACTTTAATTAAGCTCCTGACGAGGTTATATGTTCCTACGAGTGGCAAGATTTTATTAGATGGCGTGGACCTCAATGATTGGGATATTGATGTTTTGCGAAAGAGAATCGGCGTAATTTTTCAGAACTTTGTGCAGTATCAATTTACGGTCGGCGAGAATGTCGGTGTTGGCGATGTGGAACGCTTAAATGAGTATCAAGAATGGGAAGTTGCCACCGAAAAAGGGATGGCAAAACCTTTTATTAACAATATGCCCAAAGGGTTTAGTACCCAGCTAGGCAAATGGTTTAAGGGCGGTCAAGAGCTATCGGGTGGTCAATGGCAAAAGATTGCTTTGTCTAGAGCTTTTATGCGATCGCAAGCAGATATTCTTGTCCTTGATGAACCAACTGCCGCAATGGATGCAGAGGCGGAGATGAATATTTTTAATCATTTCCGCTCACTCACCAAGGATCAGATGGTAGTTCTCATTTCCCATCGATTTTCCACTGTACGCATGGCAGATCAAATCATCGTGATGGCTGATGGCAGAATTATCGAGCAGGGCAGTCATGAACAGTTATTGTCCAACGATGGACGCTATGCCCATCTTTTTTCTCTGCAAGCAGCAGGCTACAAATAA
- the purE gene encoding 5-(carboxyamino)imidazole ribonucleotide mutase produces MNNQPQVSIIMGSDSDLPTMQGAIAICQQFNIPHEVAIISAHRTPERMVEFAKTAHTRGIRVIIAGAGGAAHLPGMVAALSPLPVIGVPVSTRQLSGVDSLYSIVQMPKGIPVATVAIGNADNAGLLAVQILASQNPELLEQVIAYRTSLKDMVMEKQEKLEELGSEKYLQQM; encoded by the coding sequence ATGAACAATCAACCCCAAGTCAGCATCATTATGGGTAGCGATTCCGACTTACCCACCATGCAAGGCGCGATCGCCATTTGCCAACAGTTTAATATTCCCCACGAAGTTGCAATTATCTCCGCCCATCGCACACCAGAACGGATGGTGGAATTTGCCAAAACTGCCCATACTCGTGGTATTCGCGTGATTATTGCAGGCGCTGGTGGAGCCGCCCATTTACCAGGGATGGTTGCCGCGCTATCACCTTTGCCCGTAATTGGCGTACCAGTTTCCACTCGTCAATTGAGTGGCGTAGATTCTCTCTATTCAATCGTCCAGATGCCCAAGGGAATTCCTGTGGCGACTGTGGCGATCGGTAATGCGGATAATGCGGGACTGCTAGCCGTCCAAATCCTAGCCAGTCAAAATCCTGAACTGCTCGAACAGGTGATTGCCTATCGCACATCCCTAAAAGATATGGTGATGGAAAAGCAAGAGAAACTTGAAGAATTGGGTAGCGAAAAATATTTACAACAGATGTAA
- a CDS encoding tRNA1(Val) (adenine(37)-N6)-methyltransferase: MSPKQNHSFYFKQFAICQDQCAMKVGTDGILLGAWVNVPDNAQILDIGTGTGLLALMLAQRSQTSEIAQIDAVEIDHEAYEQAQDNIQNSPWGDRIKIYHGRIQDFAVTCPQQYDLIISNPPFFEKAYKASETSRTLARHSDSLLQTDILHIASRLLKMDGHLAVIYPTDLAHKFLNKARDFGLWCDRQVNIKPRLHSPIKRIALELSKTKFPLQETTLTIEESKHLYTEDYVALVKDFYLNL, translated from the coding sequence TTGTCACCAAAGCAAAATCACTCTTTCTACTTTAAACAGTTTGCGATCTGCCAAGATCAATGTGCGATGAAAGTGGGGACGGATGGGATTTTGTTGGGGGCTTGGGTAAATGTTCCTGACAATGCTCAAATCTTAGATATCGGCACTGGTACAGGATTACTCGCTTTGATGTTGGCTCAGCGATCGCAAACTTCGGAGATCGCCCAAATTGATGCTGTCGAAATTGACCATGAAGCCTATGAGCAGGCTCAGGATAATATTCAAAATTCACCTTGGGGCGATCGCATCAAGATCTATCACGGGAGAATTCAGGACTTTGCGGTTACTTGTCCTCAGCAATACGATCTGATTATTTCTAATCCGCCATTTTTTGAAAAAGCCTATAAAGCATCAGAAACATCGCGAACCTTAGCAAGACATAGCGACAGTCTGTTACAAACTGATATTCTCCACATCGCCAGTCGCTTACTTAAAATGGATGGTCATCTAGCAGTAATTTACCCAACAGATTTAGCACATAAGTTTTTGAATAAGGCTAGAGATTTTGGCTTGTGGTGCGATCGCCAAGTAAATATCAAACCAAGGCTACATAGTCCTATCAAACGGATTGCCTTAGAACTAAGCAAAACAAAATTTCCTCTGCAAGAAACTACGCTTACAATTGAGGAAAGCAAACATCTTTATACAGAAGATTACGTTGCTTTAGTTAAAGACTTCTATCTAAATTTGTAG